The DNA segment TTGCTCACTATATCTGATTTTTTGACTATTGCAACATGTACCGGAGGAAGGAGAGAGACGCTCCTCGGCCTGTTCTCGTCCGTGAGCAGCACGATTGTCCCCGTATCGGCTATGGCGTAATCCGCCCCCGATATGCCGATCCCGGCTTCTGCTATCTCGTTCTTATCGTTGGATTTTATTTCCCGCAGCCCTTTCCCTTTCAGAAAATCAGTCAACCCCAGTGACCTTAGATATTCGGTGTCCCATATCGCAAACGATAGTGCTCGTTTCCTGCGCGCGAGCTCGATTATATAAGCTTTTAACTCCACTTCGGTCTCGATTTGTTGAACCTCTGTATTAACATTAAGCAGTTCTTTAATAAATAACTCTACCAGCCTCTCTATATGCAATAATCTGTCTCTTTTGAGATCCTCAGCTTCTTTCCCGAAGTCCCGATCTCCGTTCCGTGATAAAATTCCCCCCTCTTTACGCGCCGTGTCTCCGTACAGGCCCTTTTTTATGTTCCTCAGTATCTCTTCACGGGAATCATTTTTCATTTCGTACTCCCCTCCCCTATTTCCTTTCTCAACTCCTTCCACCTCTCCCTGAACGGTATCTCCGCTATCGCCGGGAAATCCCTGTCCCGAGTCCATCTCGAAAACGGATACGGCAGCGATCCGAGACCTCCGCTCTCCCCCCTGTAAGGCATCTGTACGTAGTACATTAGCGAGGAGAAAAACCCGTAGAGTCTCTCGTGCGTGACTATGGTCCTCCAGAGCCTGAACGCTAGACGCTCGAAGAAGAGTTCCCGTCCTTTGCCTGTCTCTGCTTTTGTCTCCTTTACTTCATGCCTGAGCTCGAGGAGGACCTTCGGGAAATCTATTTTCACCGGGCACACGTCCCTGCACGCGCCGCATAGGGAGGACGCGAACGGCAGCTCGGGCGCTTTATCTATACCCAGGAGCTGCGGATTTATTATCGCCCCTATGGGGCCCGAATAGACCCACCCGTACGAGTGCCCGCCCACCTTCCTGTATACAGGGCAGTTGTTGAGGCACGCCCCGCACCTTATGCAGTAAAGCGACTCCCTCGTTTCCCCGTTCGCGAGAATACCCGATCGCCCGTTGTCCAGCAGCACCAGGTGGAATTCCTCGGGGCCGTCGGCGTCGCTTTCTCTACGCGGGCCCGTTATGAACGAGACGTACGTCGAGGACTTCTGCCCAGTCGCGCTCCTCGCGAGCAGCGTGAGGAAAAGCGAAAGGTCGTTATAGCGCGGGATTATCTTTTCTATGCCCATGAGCGCTGCGTGAATTCGCGGGACGGTTGTTGTCAGTCGCGCGTTCCCCTCGTTCTCGACTATCACGATTGTCCCCGTCTCTGCCACGGCGAAATTGGCCCCCGACACTCCCATCCCCGCGCTCAGGAACTCGCTCCTCATCCTCTCCCTCGCGACCTTGGTCAGATCGGCGGGGTCGCTCATGTACGGTACGCCCAGCTTCTCCGAGAAAAGCCTCGATATGTCGTCCTTCGTCTTGTGCACGGCCGGGGCGATTATGTGCGAAGGGTGCTCGCCTGCCAGCTGAATGATGTACTCGCCGAGGTCCGTCTCGACGGCCCTTATGCCTGCCCTTTCGAGATTGCTGTTCAGCTCCACCTCTTCGGTTGCCATCGACTTGCTCTTGACGACGGAGTTCACGCCGTTCTTACGCGCGATCTCTATTATTATCCTGCACGCTTCCTCGCCGTCCTTTGCCCAGTGGACGTGCCCGCCTGCCTTCTTCACGTTCTCTTCGAGCATGATGAGATATCTGTCGAGGTTTTCTATCGTCTCTTTCTTTATTTCCCTCGCGAGCGTCCTGAGCTCGTCCCACCCCGGCACCTCCGAGCTCGCCTTGTTCCTCGCCGACCTGAAGCGGTTGGTCACGTTGACGAGCGCATGCTGGAGCTTCTCGTCCCCGACCGCTCTTTCGGAATCAGTCTCGAAATTTATCCTCTCGTATGTCATCGTCCTAACCTAGTCGCCCTCGCTCCCTGTGTGCGCGAGCAGCTCAGCCAAGTGCATCACCCTCACGGGTATCTTCCTTCTCGAAAGCGCCCCCCCTATGTTCATGAGGCAGCCCATGTCGGACGATATGACGGTGTCCGCTCCGCTTCCGATGATGCAGTCTATCTTTTCGTCGAGCATAGAGACCGACACGCGGGGGAATTTTACGGAGAACGTGCCACCGAACCCGCAGCACGCGTCGTGCATCTCCATCTCCCTGAATTCAATCCCCCTGACCGCCTCAATTAATCTCCTCGGCTCGTCCTTCACTCCGAGCTCCCGGAGCAGATGGCAGGAGTCGTGGTACGTGACGACGCCCTTATAACTCGCCCCCACGTCGGCTCGCTTCATCACATTTACTAGAAACTCGGAGAATTCGTAGGTCTTGTTCGCTATAAGGGCTAATTTGTTCAGTTGTATCGGGCTATTAGACAGTAATTCTTTATAAAATACTTTAAGCATGGTAGTGCACGATCCCGAGGGGCAAACTATGTACGTTTCCTCGTCTCGCCTCTCTTGTAGCGCGTTCCCGAATATCGAAATGAACCTCTCGGCGACCGCCTGTGCATCCTCCCTGTACCCGCTGTTGAATGCCGGCTGGCCGCAGCACGTCTGGGCAGCCGGGAATTCGACGTCCACACCGAGCCTGTCGAGCACCCTGACCATCCCCTCCCCTACCCCGGGGAAAAACGTATCGACGAGACATGTGACGAAGAGATACACTCTCATGGCGGGCCTTAATACGGTTAATTCGAGTCCGTAAGGATTCATTATCAACGATGATCGGGCTTATTTCAATTAGCGGTGATTATACGAATCTGTTAGATTAATCACGGGCCTCGTTTATTTTAGGCCTGTGTTCGCAACCCGGAGCCGATTAATGAGATACAGAGAGCTTCCCCTGCCCCCTCACTTCAATCCAGAAAGAACGGGAGAGGTCTTCCGTGTGGAGTATGAGAATATTTCGCGGCTCGCTTCCGTATGGGCCGGCAGGCACGGGATCAAGCCGTCTTCAGCGGACGAATTCAGGGTGTCGCTCATCATCGTCGACGCTCAGAACACGTTCTGCATACCGGGGTTCGAGCTCTTCGTCGGCGGGCGCACCGGGAGAGGGGCGGTCGACGACAACACGAGGCTCTGCGAGTTCATATACAGGAACGCGGGCCTCATCACGGAGATCGCGCCCACCATGGACACCCACCAGGCGATACAGATATTCCACGCCATATTCTTCGTGAACGATAAGGGAGAGCACCCCGCCCCTTACACGCTGATTTCCATCGGAGATATAGAGGAAGGCAAGTGGAAGTTCAACGGCAGGATCGCGGGCAGCTTGGCGTACGACGAAGACTATATAAAGCGTCACCTCCTTCATTACACGAAGGAGCTTAGAAAGTCAGGCAAGTATCAGCTCACTGTATGGCCGTATCACGCGATGCTGGGAGGCATAGGCCACGCGCTCGTGTCGTCCGTAGAGGAGGCGGTGTTCTTCCATACGATCGCGCGCTACAGCCAGCCTGACATACACGTAAAGGGCGACCACCCGTTGACCGAGCACTACTCCGTCCTCGGTCCCGAGGTAGAGACGGGGCCCGACGGTCAGCCGCTTTCGCTGAGAACGGAATCTCTCTTCCAGAAACCCGCCGCTTCGGAATCGATATACGGCAAGCTCTCGGAATTCGACGCCGTGATAATCGCCGGGCAGGCGAAGAGCCACTGCGTCGCGTGGACTATAGCCGACCTTTTGAAGAAAGTGATGGCCGGTGACGCGAGCCACGTCGAGAAGATATATCTCTTGGAAGACTGCACGTCGCCAGTCGTCGTGCCCGGCGTCATAGATTACACCGAAGACGCCGACAAAGCCTTCGCCGAATTCTCCGCGGCCGGCATGCACGTCGTCCGCTCCACCGACCCCGTCGAATCCTGGCCTGGGATAAAGCTATGAAGGGAACGCAATGCCTATTTCCCCCATTCGTCCTCATATTAGTCTCCTCCCCTTTGAGGGACGGTTCTGAGCGTGCGTAAGAACCGGTCGTAGCCACAACGAAGCCGACTTAGCCAATCAACTATAGGCACATTGCTGCTTAAACCAAATCAGGATTAAGGTGGGGTGATACACCCGTTCGTCCTGAGGCGCAGAATCTGCGCTCATATACGATTCCTCTATCACTCCTCAGCCTTCGCAAAACAAAGGAGCCAAGATAATACTGATCTGCGAGCCTGTCCTGAGCGGAGTCGAAGGGTCGAAGGACGTAGTTTTTATTTCCCCCTCCCCATCGAGGAACGATTGTGAGCGAGCGAACAATCGGACACCACCGAACAGAGGCACGGAAGAACTTGACCCTTTAGCTCGAAATTACTTAAACCAAAACAGGGTTAGGGTGAGGGGGTACCTTAAAAATATAGCATAACATTCCCGATTGAGCGCCCAGGCCTTTATGTTATATTGCTTTAAACGAGTAGGAGGCGATCATGAGCTC comes from the Thermodesulfobacteriota bacterium genome and includes:
- a CDS encoding lactate utilization protein C, producing MKNDSREEILRNIKKGLYGDTARKEGGILSRNGDRDFGKEAEDLKRDRLLHIERLVELFIKELLNVNTEVQQIETEVELKAYIIELARRKRALSFAIWDTEYLRSLGLTDFLKGKGLREIKSNDKNEIAEAGIGISGADYAIADTGTIVLLTDENRPRSVSLLPPVHVAIVKKSDIVSNIRELFIILKQTLDTTQSVPSCMTFITGPSRTADIELNLTLGVHGPKELYVIITPD
- a CDS encoding LutB/LldF family L-lactate oxidation iron-sulfur protein; this translates as MTYERINFETDSERAVGDEKLQHALVNVTNRFRSARNKASSEVPGWDELRTLAREIKKETIENLDRYLIMLEENVKKAGGHVHWAKDGEEACRIIIEIARKNGVNSVVKSKSMATEEVELNSNLERAGIRAVETDLGEYIIQLAGEHPSHIIAPAVHKTKDDISRLFSEKLGVPYMSDPADLTKVARERMRSEFLSAGMGVSGANFAVAETGTIVIVENEGNARLTTTVPRIHAALMGIEKIIPRYNDLSLFLTLLARSATGQKSSTYVSFITGPRRESDADGPEEFHLVLLDNGRSGILANGETRESLYCIRCGACLNNCPVYRKVGGHSYGWVYSGPIGAIINPQLLGIDKAPELPFASSLCGACRDVCPVKIDFPKVLLELRHEVKETKAETGKGRELFFERLAFRLWRTIVTHERLYGFFSSLMYYVQMPYRGESGGLGSLPYPFSRWTRDRDFPAIAEIPFRERWKELRKEIGEGSTK
- a CDS encoding (Fe-S)-binding protein, with amino-acid sequence MNPYGLELTVLRPAMRVYLFVTCLVDTFFPGVGEGMVRVLDRLGVDVEFPAAQTCCGQPAFNSGYREDAQAVAERFISIFGNALQERRDEETYIVCPSGSCTTMLKVFYKELLSNSPIQLNKLALIANKTYEFSEFLVNVMKRADVGASYKGVVTYHDSCHLLRELGVKDEPRRLIEAVRGIEFREMEMHDACCGFGGTFSVKFPRVSVSMLDEKIDCIIGSGADTVISSDMGCLMNIGGALSRRKIPVRVMHLAELLAHTGSEGD
- a CDS encoding isochorismatase, producing the protein MRYRELPLPPHFNPERTGEVFRVEYENISRLASVWAGRHGIKPSSADEFRVSLIIVDAQNTFCIPGFELFVGGRTGRGAVDDNTRLCEFIYRNAGLITEIAPTMDTHQAIQIFHAIFFVNDKGEHPAPYTLISIGDIEEGKWKFNGRIAGSLAYDEDYIKRHLLHYTKELRKSGKYQLTVWPYHAMLGGIGHALVSSVEEAVFFHTIARYSQPDIHVKGDHPLTEHYSVLGPEVETGPDGQPLSLRTESLFQKPAASESIYGKLSEFDAVIIAGQAKSHCVAWTIADLLKKVMAGDASHVEKIYLLEDCTSPVVVPGVIDYTEDADKAFAEFSAAGMHVVRSTDPVESWPGIKL